From the genome of Spinacia oleracea cultivar Varoflay chromosome 2, BTI_SOV_V1, whole genome shotgun sequence, one region includes:
- the LOC110799486 gene encoding protein arginine N-methyltransferase 1.1, protein MGRNKNTKQNSSSTDNGNFENPDSMSVDEVTIGEITINEAGASSNLPNDRTSADYYFDSYSHFGIHEEMLKDVVRTKTYQNVIYKNDFLIKDKVVLDVGAGTGILSLFCAKAGAKHVYAVECSDMADMAKQIVETNGYSDVITVLKGKIEELELPVKVDIIVSEWMGYFLLYENMLNTVLYARDKWLVEDGIVFPDKAALYITAIEDAEYKEDKIEFWNDVYGFDMSCIRKQAMLEPLVDTVDQNQIVTNSCLLKTMDISKMTPGDASFTAPFRLVAERNDYIHALVAYFDVSFTRCHKLMGFSTGPKSRGTHWKQTVLYLEEKIVMCEGEAIVGTMSVSQNKKNPRDVDIMINYSFEGKNCAVKKTQCYKMR, encoded by the exons atggggCGTAACAAGAACACAAAACAAAACTCTTCTTCAACCGACAATGGAAATTTTGAAAACCCAGATAGCATGAGTGTTGATGAAGTAACCATTGGTGAAATTACCATTAACGAAGCTGGAGCAAGCTCCAATCTTCCCAATGATAGAACCAGCGCAGATTATTACTTTGATTCTTACTCCCACTTTG GTATTCATGAA GAAATGTTGAAGGATGTGGTGAGAACCAAGACATATCAAAATGTTATTTATAAAAATGACTTTCTTATTAAAGACAAGGTGGTTCTTGACGTTGGAGCAGGGACTGGAATCTTGTCACTTTTTTGTGCCAAAGCAGGGGCTAAGCATGTCTATGCG GTAGAGTGCTCCGACATGGCAGACATGGCAAAGCAGATTGTTGAAACAAATGGATACTCTGATG TCATCACTGTTCTGAAGGGGAAAATTGAAGAACTTGAGCTTCCTGTTAAAGTAGATATTATCGTGTCCGAGTGGATGGGCTACTTCCTTTTGTATGAGAACATGTTGAATACAGTTCTCTATGCCCGTGATAAGTGGTTG GTTGAAGATGGTATTGTCTTCCCAGATAAAGCTGCTCTTTATATAACGGCCATTGAGGATGCAGAGTACAAAGAGGACAAAATTGAGT TTTGGAACGATGTTTATGGTTTTGACATGAGCTGTATAAGAAAGCAAGCCATGCTTGAGCCACTAGTTGATACAGTTGACCAAAATCAAATTGTCACAAATAGCTGTCTACTCAAG ACAATGGACATATCTAAGATGACACCCGGTGATGCTTCCTTCACTGCTCCTTTTAGACTAGTGGCAGAGCGCAATGACTACATTCACGCTCTTGTAGCTTATTTTGATGTGTCATTTACAAGGTGCCATAAATTAATGGGCTTCTCGACAG GACCAAAATCACGAGGAACACACTGGAAGCAGACCGTCTTGTACCTCGAGGAGAAGATTGTAATGTGCGAAGGAGAAGCTATTGTTGGAACAATGTCTGTTTCCCAGAACAAGAAGAATCCTCGTGATGTCGATATAATGATCAATTATTCGTTTGAAGGCAAAAATTGTGCAGTAAAAAAGACTCAATGTTACAAGATGCGatag